The segment CTCCAGCGTACAGAAACTCTCCGGATGCTTTCAATCTCGTCTGGAGGGATGCACAGGAATTCGAGAAACTCCTGGTGGCGCTTCGGAGCTGTGCGCTCGAATTCCCCATGCCAGCGCATCATGTCTTTTTCGTCGAAGCCTGAGGCCTGGAGCAGGTCCGTCCATGTTTTTTTGTTCATGACGCCGATATTGGCCTGTGCTTCGGGTGAGCGAAGAATGCCAAGAATGAAGCGTTGCTGTTCGCGCAGATGCTCGATGTCGGCATTGATTTCCTTCAACCGGTGCGTCAGGGCCTGCTGGATTGCTCCGGTTTCCGCATTCAGCAGGCCTTTGATTTCAGCAGTGGGCAATCCGGCCCTGCGGTATTCCAGGATCACTTCAAGCTGTCGGGCATCTTTGCTGGCGTATAGCCTATAGCCACTTTTGGAGCGTTCGGATGGCGTCAAAAGCCCGATACGGTCGTAGTGCAACAGAGTGCTTCTGGCGATTCCAAAGCGCTTGGCAAGGCTTCCAATGGCTTCCATTCATCCTCCTGAGTTCACCAGGCGTTGTCCACCTGACTGAGC is part of the Desulfovibrio ferrophilus genome and harbors:
- a CDS encoding MerR family transcriptional regulator gives rise to the protein MEAIGSLAKRFGIARSTLLHYDRIGLLTPSERSKSGYRLYASKDARQLEVILEYRRAGLPTAEIKGLLNAETGAIQQALTHRLKEINADIEHLREQQRFILGILRSPEAQANIGVMNKKTWTDLLQASGFDEKDMMRWHGEFERTAPKRHQEFLEFLCIPPDEIESIRRVSVRWSRSAICPKTP